The following proteins come from a genomic window of Lycium ferocissimum isolate CSIRO_LF1 chromosome 4, AGI_CSIRO_Lferr_CH_V1, whole genome shotgun sequence:
- the LOC132053355 gene encoding ADP,ATP carrier protein 1, mitochondrial-like: MAGGSQHQSVFRKIHEHSWLFGAHSKHTGSRSMAGAYVNEIIKSPFMTTRRATILHFDPLRAPVLIQAPLEKKTTSFFVDFLMGGVSAAVSKTAAAPLRVKLLIQNQDEMIKSGRLSEPYKGITDCFTRTIKDEGVLSLWRGNTANVIRYFPTQALNFAFKDYFKSLFNFKKDRDGYWKWFGGNLASGGAAGASSLLFVYSLDYARTRLANDAKAAKQGGERQFNGLLDVYRKTIKSDGIPGLYRGFTISCVGIVVYRGLYFGIYDSLKPVVLIGNLQDSFFASFLLGWGITIGAGLASYPIDTVRRRMMMTSGEAVKYKGSLDAFSQIIKREGIKSLFKGAGANILRAVAGAGVLAGYDKLQLIVFGKKYGSGGGS, from the exons ATGGCGGGTGGATCACAACATCAGTCAGTATTTCGGAAAATACACGAGCACTCATGGCTGTTCGGTGCACATTCTAAGCATACGGGTTCACGCAGTATGGCTGGTGCTTATGTCAATGAGATTATAAAGAGTCCTTTTATGACGACTCGCCGAGCTACTATCCTGCATTTCGATCCATTGCGTGCTCCTGTTCTTATACAGGCTCCGTTGGAGAAGAAAACGACAAGTTTTTTTGTGGATTTTCTCATGGGAGGGGTTTCTGCTGCTGTATCTAAGACGGCTGCTGCTCCGTTGAGAGTCAAGCTTTTGATTCAGAATCAGGATGAGATGATCAAATCCGGTAGACTTTCCGAACCGTACAAAGGGATTACTGACTGCTTTACAAGAACTATCAAGGATGAAGGTGTCCTTTCTCTTTGGAGAGGCAATACTGCTAATGTCATCAGATATTTCCCAACTCAG GCCttaaattttgcttttaaagaCTACTTTAAGAGTCtgtttaatttcaagaaagacAGGGATGGCTACTGGAAGTGGTTTGGAGGAAACTTGGCATCTGGTGGTGCTGCTGGTGCGTCATCCCTTTTGTTCGTGTACTCGCTGGATTATGCCAGAACACGGCTCGCTAATGATGCGAAGGCTGCGAAACAGGGTGGTGAGAGGCAGTTTAATGGTTTGCTCGATGTTTACCGGAAAACCATCAAATCCGATGGTATTCCTGGTCTTTACCGTGGCTTCACCATCTCGTGTGTGGGAATAGTTGTTTATCGTGGTTTGTACTTTGGAATATACGATTCGCTTAAACCTGTGGTTCTAATTGGGAACTTGCAG GATAGTTTCTTTGCGAGTTTTTTGCTCGGATGGGGTATCACTATTGGTGCTGGATTAGCGTCTTACCCGATTGATACAGTACGTAGAAGAATGATGATGACTTCAGGAGAAGCAGTCAAGTACAAGGGCTCATTAGATGCATTTTCTCAGATAATAAAGAGAGAAGGCATCAAGTCACTTTTCAAAGGTGCTGGAGCTAATATTCTACGTGCTGTTGCTGGTGCCGGTGTGCTAGCTGGGTACGATAAACTGCAGCTCATTGTCTTTGGAAAGAAATATGGATCTGGTGGTGGCAGTTAA
- the LOC132054121 gene encoding putative late blight resistance protein homolog R1B-17 — MKRLRSYSYHQCWKVFQEEETAGSDSIKEYVTKVMNARNDIDARPTWDTVEGDSEYTPHFQATVLDLDNDLMTIKSRLICPPSKLDVISIVGMGGIGKTTLARKVYDDIYMEHHFYIRAWITVSQMHQHREMLLSILRCLSLVNDNTYLKSNEQLAEQVYRSLKGRRYLIAMDDVWDTNAWDDVKRSFPDDKNGSRVILTSRLANVGIYASSGSPHYMRCLSVEQSLKLFNLKVFGRETCPVELEKATKQIVEKCQGLPLAIVVVAGFCSKISKTENCWEDVAHKIGLVMSRNTEECLDLLALSYNHLPRHLKTCFLYMGVFPKDFEISVSRLIKLWIAKEFVEWTPAQKKKRTSKIISQ; from the coding sequence atgaagagaTTGAGATCATATTCCTATCACCAATGTTGGAAAGTGTTCCAGGAAGAGGAGACTGCAGGTTCCGATAGCATAAAGGAATATGTGACGAAGGTTATGAATGCTCGGAATGACATTGATGCTCGGCCAACTTGGGATACTGTGGAGGGTGATTCAGAATACACTCCCCATTTCCAAGCTACTGTGTTAGACCTTGATAATGACTTAATGACTATTAAATCTCGGCTTATATGTCCTCCTTCAAAGCTAGACGTCATCTCAATTGTTGGCATGGGAGGAATTGGCAAGACGACTCTTGCTAGGAAAGTTTATGATGATATTTACATGGAGCATCACTTCTATATTCGTGCTTGGATTACTGTATCTCAAATGCATCAACATAGAGAAATGTTGTTGAGCATTTTGAGGTGTTTATCACTGGTCAATGACAACACCTACCTAAAGAGTAATGAGCAATTAGCAGAACAAGTTTACAGAAGTTTGAAAGGAAGGAGATATCTTATTGCAATGGATGATGTTTGGGACACCAATGCATGGGATGATGTGAAAAGATCTTTTCCAGATGATAAAAATGGAAGCCGTGTCATTCTGACTAGTCGGCTAGCAAATGTCGGTATCTATGCTAGCTCAGGCAGCCCTCATTACATGCGGTGCCTAAGTGTGGAACAAAGCTTGAAGTTGTTCAACTTAAAGGTGTTTGGAAGGGAGACTTGCCCTGTTGAGCTGGAGAAAGCTACCAAGCAAATAGTCGAGAAATGTCAAGGACTACCACTAGCAATAGTTGTGGTTGCTGGATTTTGTTCCAAGATCAGCAAGACGGAAAACTGTTGGGAAGATGTAGCACATAAAATTGGTCTGGTTATGAGTAGGAACACAGAAGAATGCCTGGACTTACTCGCCTTGAGTTATAACCATTTGCCACGTCACTTGAAGACATGCTTCCTGTATATGGGAGTTTTTCCAAAAGACTTTGAGATTAGTGTTTCAAGACTAATCAAGCTATGGATCGCTAAGGAATTTGTAGAATGGACACCTGctcagaagaagaaaaggacCTCAAAGATTATTTCTCAATGA